The following are encoded in a window of Panicum virgatum strain AP13 chromosome 5N, P.virgatum_v5, whole genome shotgun sequence genomic DNA:
- the LOC120676686 gene encoding basic leucine zipper 6-like, with amino-acid sequence MAQLPPRIPAAVHHWPEGGHHGAAAWADDFAEFAASRRGAQRRSLSDSVAFVEVAPADGGAGEFDRLDDDQLMSMFPDEAGGGSSSAPGSENGGSSDSDGDKRGGGAPAGGATNGCDDERNEAADAQAPATGQAAASTELIRDPKRVKRILANRQSAQRSRVRKLQYISELERSVTTLQNEVSVLSPRVAFLDQQRTILTVGNSHLKQRIAALAQDKIFKDAHQEALRKEIERLRQVYEQQNLKMSAGAGASDHGPPPPVRAEKELMS; translated from the exons ATGGCTCAGCTGCCGCCGAGGATCCCGGCCGCGGTGCACCATTGGCCGGAGGGGGGCCACCATGGGGCCGCGGCGTGGGCCGACGACTTCGCCGAGTtcgcggcgtcgcggcggggcGCGCAACGCAGGTCGCTCAGCGACTCGGTGGCCTTCGTCGAGGTGGCGCCCGCGGACGGCGGGGCCGGCGAGTTCGACCGCCTCGACGACGACCAGCTCATGTCCATGTTCCCcgacgaggccggcggcgggtcgTCGTCCGCGCCGGGGTCCGAgaacggcggcagcagcgacagcgacggcgacaagcgcggcggcggcgcccccgcggGCGGCGCCACCAATGGCTGCGATGACGAGCGGAACGAGGCCGCGGACGCGCAGGCGCCTGCGACGGGgcaggccgccgcctccacggaACTGATCCGGGACCCCAAGAGGGTGAAGAG GATCCTGGCCAATCGGCAGTCGGCTCAGAGGTCGCGGGTGCGGAAGCTGCAGTACATCTCCGAGCTCGAGCGCAGCGTGACGACCCTGCAG AACGAGGTGTCCGTGCTCTCGCCGCGGGTGGCATTTCTGGATCAGCAGCGGACGATCCTGACCGTCGGCAACAGCCACCTCAAGCAGCGGATCGCGGCGCTTGCGCAGGACAAGATCTTCAAGGATG ctcATCAAGAGGCGTTGAGGAAAGAGATCGAGAGGCTGCGGCAGGTCTACGAGCAGCAGAACCTCAAGATGTCAGCCGGCGCTGGGGCTTCTGACCACGGGCCGCCGCCCCCGGTGCGCGCAGAGAAAGAGCTCATGAGCTAG
- the LOC120674982 gene encoding uncharacterized protein LOC120674982 yields MEEGLRCEALPGDGHAADGAEGSDGHAVDGTAGGDGHATDRAEGGVPATSLGDREQAILSSSILRLNAPSANHDVACDRGEEEQQIPHVGAVEIEVPNEDVVDKYAEMAPKVGMTFDCEKKVYEMYNTYAGLVGFSWPRTTEK; encoded by the exons ATGGAAGAAGGGCTGCGCTGCGAAGCCCTACCCGGCGACGGCCACGCCGCGGACGGAGCAGAAGGCAGTGACGGCCACGCCGTCGACGGAACAGCAGGCGGCGACGGCCACGCCACCGACAGGGCAGAAGGCGGCGTGCCCGCGACGTCCCTGGGCGATCGCGAGCAAGCTATTCTGTCGTCGTCGATCCTCAG ATTAAATGCTCCTTCTGCGAATCATGATGTTGCTTGTGATCGTGGAGAAGAGGAACAACAAATACCACATGTTGGAGCAGTGGAGATTGAAGTACCAAATGAG GATGTGGTTGATAAATATGCTGAGATGGCACCTAAAGTTGGAATGACTTTTGACTGTGAGAAAAAAGTTTATGAGATGTACAATACCTATGCTGGACTTGTTGGCTTCAGT TGGCCAAGGACTACGGAAAAATGA